The DNA segment GCGGCTCTTCTTCGGGGGCGATACGGGCGGCGCCCTTGCCTGTCTCCAGTCAGCACGCGCACTGTTCCTGGATGCGGGCGACCTCGTCCGGGCGCAGTTCGTCGAGATCAGGTCTATTGACCTCCGTCTCGGGTCGGAGACCGCATCCGCGCGGGAATACTGGAACGGCATGGCGGCGCTCGGGGGTTTGCGCCATCCTGCCTCCCAGGCACTGGGCGCATTCGTCGAGGCCTTCCTTCAGAGGGACAGAAGCGATCTCCTCGCCGCTCTTGAGACCGCCAAGACTGGCCTCGGCCCCGCGGAGCAGGCGGGCATGGTCTGGCTGCAGATCGGTCTCATGAACCTGATCGGCAGCGTTCTTACCAACATCAGCGACTATGCTTCCGCCATGGAGTGGAAGCAGCGAGCTTATGCAATCGCCCAAGCGACGGGCTGGCCCGAATCCAGAGGGGCTGCGCTCTCCTCACTGGCGCACACGCACAGCCGGATCGGCCACAAAGCGGAGGCCCGGGCGCTGTATCTGGATGCGCTGACCGAGTTGCAGAGGTTTTCCGGAACCCGCCGTTTTCAGGTCGCATGCGTGACCTATGGAAACACCTGCCTGGAAATGGGCGAGGCCGAGGAGGCTTCGAGTTGGTTTTCGCGGGCTCTGGAGAACGCGACCCTCGGGAACCAGCAGGATGTCCAACTCCTTGCCCTCCTTGGCACCGCCCGCGCCTGCAATGCGCTGGGCAGGCTGGAGGAGGCGCGGGACAGGCTGGATCAGGCGTTGGAAATTGCGCGCCGGCGCGACAACCGCCTGGAACAGGTCGTGGCGCTGCACGCGCTGGCCGGGACACGGCGGCGCCTCGCCGGGAGTCCTGTTGAAGGACATCGCGAGGCGATTGCACTGCTGGAAGAGGCCATGGCGGTCGGCCAGTCGATTCCGGGCTATGCGATGCGGCCGGATCTGCTCTCCGAACTGGCTGCGGACTATGAGGCGGTGGGCGACTTCCAGCTTGCCCTTCAATATGAGCGCCTCGCTCGCAGCTCCTGGGAACGTACCTTCAACAAGGAAAGCGCTGACAGGCTGGCCGCCATGCAGGCCCGCTTCGAGACCTTGCGGGCGCGTGACGAGGCCGACCATATGAAGGCCCTCGCCAGGACGGAGACGGAGCGCGCGATGGCGCTCGACCAGGCGAACCAGGCACTGGAACAGCTCGGACTCGCCGGCAAGGCGATCACGGCCAGCCTGGATGTCGACGCCATCCTCGTGACCCTGCGCGAACGGCTGGGCGTTCTGCTCGACCCGCCCTGCATGTTCATCGGTTTGCTGGACGAGGCGCGGCAAAGGATCGATATCCAGTTCCGGATTGAGGACGGCATGTCGCTGCCGCCCTATTCCATAGCCCTGTCCAACCCGGATTCCTATTCCGCCCGCTCCGTACGGGAGAACCGGGAACTTCTGGTGGAAAGGTCGTTGGGCGCGGGGGAGCGGGCGCATGTCCCCGGAACACGCCCGATGCTGAGCATGATCTACTGCCCCCTTGCCGTGGGCGGGCGTGTTCTGGGTGTTCTGTCGGTACAGCAGGACCGCCCGAACGCCTTCGGTCAGCGTGAGCACAGGATCGTCCGCAGTCTGGCAGCGTACGGCGCCATTGCCCTTGCCAATGCCCAGGCCTACCGCTCGCTGGACGAGGCGCTGGCGACTCTCCAGGACGCCCAGGGACGGCTGGTGCAGCAGGAAAAGCTGGCCTCCCTGGGCCAGCTTGTGGCGGGGGTAGCGCATGAGGTGAACACGCCCATCGGCATCCTGCTCAGCCTCGCCTCCCACATGATGGAAGAGGTCGAGAGCATCAATGGCCGCTTGGCGCGGGCGCAGCTCCGCAAGTCCGACCTGCTTCAGCATCTGCGCACCGCGGAGGAAACCGCCTCGCTGATGCTGACCACCGCGAAGCGCGCCGCCAACCTGGTGAGCGCTTTCAAACAGGTGGCGGCGGACCGCACCAACGACGAGGCGCGGGAGGTGGAGCTGACCGACTACCTCCGCGAGGTAGCCGCGACCGTGCAGCCGTTGCTGCGTCCGCGCGGGATCGCCCTGTCGGTGGAGGGGGAGCCGGGCCTGCGCCTGACCACCTACCCTGGCCTGTTGGCTCAGGTCGTGACGAATCTGGTGGAGAACGCCGTCAGCCATGCCTTCGACGGGATCGCGTCCCCTGCCCTGACCATAGCCGTGCGGCCCACCCCTGTGATGGGAGAGCAGGGCGAGGAGATGTTGGAACTCCAGGTGGCCGACAATGGCGTCGGCATGACCGCCGCGGTCCGCGCCAAGGCGTTCGAGCCGTTCTTCACCACCCGGCGCAGCAGCGGCGGCACCGGCCTGGGTCTTCATGTCGTCCACAATGTGGTGACCGGCCCGTTGCAGGGCACGGTGGATCTGGCGAGTACGCCCGGCAAGGGCTGCCGCTTCACCCTGCGCCTGCCGGTCCGGCTCCGCGCCGTACAACTCGGCGATCTCACCACTGACCCCGCCCTTGCCATTGCACTGGGACAGTAGGGGCAGGTTTGGCTGGATGATCCGGCATCCGGATTGTTGCCGTCCCGGCGACGGAGCTTTGCCCCAGGCGGGCTTAATCCGCGCCTGCCGCACACCATATAGCCCCTACTTCCTTTTTGCAGCCTCAAGGACAAGAGACACATGACGATCCAGCTTCATGTCTGGCCGACACCCAACGGCCATAAAGTCTCCATCGCGCTGGAGGAGATGGGGCTCGCCTACGATGTCCATCCGGTGGACATCGGCAAGGGAGACCAGTTCAAGCCGGATTTCCTGAAGATCAGCCCGAACAACCGGATGCCCGCCATTGTCGATCCCGACGGTCCGGACGGAAAGCCGATCACCCTGTTCGAATCCGGCGCCATCCTGATTTATCTGGCGGACAAGACCGGCAAGTTCCGGCCCCGGGATCAGGCTACCTGGTACACGCACATCCAGTGGCTGATGTGGCAGATGGGCGGTGTCGGTCCGATGTTCGGTCAGGCAGGCCATTTCATGTTCTACGCACCGGAGCAGATCCCCTACGGCGTGGAGCGCTACGGCAATGAGGCCAAGCGCCTGATGAAGGTAGCCGACACGCGGCTGGGCGAGGCGCGGTTCCTGGGCGGCGATGAATACGGGATTGCCGACATGGCAACCTTCCCCTGGCTGCGCCTGCATGAGCGCTACGGCATCACCACGTCGGACTATCCCAACGTGAAGCGCTGGATCGACGAGATCGCGGCGCGGCCTGCCGTACACCGCGGGCTGGACCTGCTGAAGGACTCCGCACGCCCGGCTGGACAGCCCCTGAGTGACGAGGAGCGGGAGAACATGTTCGGGAAGAAGCAGCAGGGCTGATGCCAGTTGCCGGGCGGGGGAGCCGGCTGCCCCTCTTAGAAAAGTTTTCTCCCCCTGTCGATTGCGCCAAACTCCATTCGTCACGGGAGAGGGCGGCAGTTCCGCCGCCCGTGCGATGGAGATGCCCGATGGCGAAGTTCGTCCTGATCCTGCGCGAGACTCCTGCCGCGACCGCCGCCCTTTCCCCGGCGGAAATGCAGGCGTGCATCGAAGAGTACATGGCCTGGTCGGCCAAGCTGGCACAAGCCGGGCGGCTTATCGGCGGTGAAAAACTGATGGATGAGGGCGGCAGACGCCTGAAGCGTCAGGAAGGACGGCTGCTGGTCACGGACGGCCCCTATACCGAGGCCAAGGACGTGATCGGCGGATTGTTCATCATAGAAGCCGCGGACTATGCGGAGGCGGAAGGTCTGGTCGCCGACTGCCCGCATCTTGCCATCGGCGAGATCGAACTGCGCCAGATCCATGAGCTGTGAGCCGTCCGCCGACGGTATCCCGGAACTGGTGGCCGACCTGTTCCGCGTGCAGGCGGGCCGGATGACGGCCAGTCTGGCCCGGTTGACCGGCAGCCTGGATACGGCGGAGGAGCTGGTACAGACAGCGTTGCTGAAGGCCCTCCAACTCTGGCCGTTCCAGGGCGTACCGGCCAACCCGGCTGGTTGGCTGTGGCAGGCAGCGCGCAACGCGGCCCTGGATGGGCTGCGCCGCAACCGTTTCCAGGCCCCGGTCACGCCGGGGGAGATCGCCGACGCCCTTTCGATGGAAGCCGCCGACGATCCCTGCTTCGCGCGGGAGCTGGAGGACGACCGGCTGCGGCTGGTCTTCGCCTGCTGCCACCCGGTCCTGTCGGCGGAAGCGCAGATCGCGCTGGCGTTACGGACGGTCTGCGGGTTGGGCACGGCGGAGGTCGCACGGACCTTCCTGCTGCCGGAGCCGACACTTGCCCAGAGGCTGGTTCGGGCCAAGGCAGCCCTGGCCAAGGCGCAGGTGCCGTTTGCCATTCCCGGACCGGAGGAGATTCCCGCCCGCTTGCCTCCCGTGCTGGGCACATTGTACCTGATGTTCAATAGCGGCTACGAAGCGCTGGAGGGCGACAGGCTGATACGCGCCGCCGTGGCGATGGAAGCCGTGCGCCTGGCCTGCCTAGCCGCGGAACACCCTGCCATAGCCCGGCCGGCGACACATGCGCTGGCTGCCCTCCTCTGCCTGCTGGCGGCGCGCCTGCCGGCGCGCACCGGGCCGGACGGGCTGCTGGTGCCGCTTGATCGCCAGGACCGGGGCGCGTGGGACCCGCACCTTACTGCCCGCGGCTTTCGCCACCTTGCCCGCTCCATGCAGGGCGGAGAGGAAACACGCTGGCATGTCGAGGCGGCGATTGCCGCAACCCACGCAGCGGCGACCACCTGGTCCGAGACGGACTGGAACCGAATCGTCACGCTCTATGACAGGCTGATGCGGCACCACCCGTCACCTCTGGTCGCGCTGAACCGGGCGGTGGCGCTGGCGGAAGCGGCGGGGCCTGTAGAAGGGCTGGCGGCGCTGGCAGGGCTGGAGGCAGACCCGCGGCTGGCGCGCTATCCCCTCTATCATGCTACGCTTGCCGAACTCTGCCGCCGGGCGGACCGGCCACAAGAGGCCAGAGCCCATCTCCGCTCCGCACTTGCCCTCGCCATCTCGGAACCGTCCCGCCGCCTGCTTGAGGAACGCTTGTCCGCTGTTTGATCCGCGGGGTTGGCAGCTCGTACGAAGCATCCGGAATAAGAGCGGAACAGTTTTCACCCCCTATGCGTTCGCGCATTGGTCTGATGAGGGGGAGAGAATGACGCGGCGCATCCTTGCCTTTCTGGCACTGGTTCTGTTCGTAGCCGGCTGCGCCGCAAAGCCGCCCCCGCCCCCTCCTGCAGCCCCTCCACCTCCGCCCGGCCCCTCTCCAGAGGAGATCGCCTTCCGGGAAGCGGAAATCGAGTGCTTGGCCCAGGTCGTGTATTTCGAAGCACGCGGGGAGAGCGAGATCGGCCGCCGCGCGGTCGCGGCGGTGGTCATGAACCGGGTCGGCCATGACAAATTCCCGGATACGATCTGTGGCGTCGTCCGCCAGGGCGGGGAGACTCCGCCCTGCCAATTCTCCTGGTGGTGCGATGGCCAGGCCGAGAAAATCGAGGAGCAGGATGCCTGGATGGATGCCAAGCGCATCGCCAGGGAGATGTTCGAGCACAAGCATCCTGACCCGACGAACGGCGCCATGTACTTCCATCGGCGCGACACATCACCGGACTGGATGAATGTTTTCCGGCAGACGGCGCAGATCGACGACCACATCTACTACCGCCCTGTGACCGACGACCAGATCTGAACCCGGCCGCCATCCGCAACCTCACCGGGGCGGTGTCCTAACCGCCCTCCCCGCCGGTGTCCGCTTCCTGCGGAACACGGTAGAAGATATGCGGGCCGATGCGCACGGTTCGCTGGAAAACGCGCCGCCAACCGGGCCGGACGCTGGTGTGGTGGAAGAACAGGGCGCCCTCCGTCGAGTCATTCTCCAGACCCTGCAGCGCCTCGTTGGCGACGGACAGCGCCTCCGACCAGGCGACCTCGTCAGTCGGCGCATCGCTCTTCCCGTCGCACCACCAGGAGAACTGGCAAGGCGGCCTCTCCCCGCCGTCGCGGACGACACCACATACGGTATCGGGGAATTCCGGCTGGGCGACACGGTTCAGCACCACCGCGGCAACGGCGCGCTTTCCCGCGTCCTGCTCGCCGCGCGCTTCGAAATAGATCGCCTGGGCAAGGCATTCCGCATCTTCCGGATCGACCTCCGCCTGCTCCTGGTCCACGGCGGGCTCCGGGTGTGGCGGGGGAAGAAGCATCGCAGTGACCTGCGGAGCCTGCAATGGACCCGTCCGGATCGGCAGTTGTTCCGCACAGCCGGTCAGTCCCAGGACAAGTAAGCCAGACAGGGAAAGGGCAAGAGGCAGGGATTTGGGCATCCCCCGGAGCTCCGGCTCGTTAGCGCTCCTTGCCCTCTACCTCGTCCGGGAGCGGACCGCCACTATCTAAAGGGGCGGGTCGCAATTTCATTACAGCAGTTTCCAGCTATTCCTCCGGCGTCTCTTGAGGAGTTACCTCGGCCTGCTGAAGCTCCTCATCATCCTCGGGCGCCCGGTAGTACATATGGCTTCCGATCTGGCCGACCGGCTCCATCTCGTCTCCCCAGGCGGGTGTCTGGCCGGCGGAGTGGAAGAAGACCGCGCCGTCGGTCACGTCCTTTTCCGGCTCCTGGATGACCTCCTGTGCCACCGACTGCGCCTGCTCCCAGGCCTCGGGCTCGGTAGGGTCGTCGCTTTTGCCATCACACCACCAGGAGAACTGGCACGGCGGCTTCTCCCCGCCGTCCTGGATGACCTCGCAGACAGAATCGGGGAAATCCGGATGCTCAACGCGGTTGATGACCACATCGGCAACGGCGCGCTGGCTGACTTCATCCTCGCCACGGGCTTCGAAATAGACGGCCTTCGCCAGACACTGTTGGGCTTCCGGCGTAGCGGCATCATCTCCCAGCGCGGCCGCAGGAAGCAGGGCTGCGAGGGAAAGGGGTGCCAGCACGAACATGGCGCGCATCCGCAACCTCCATCGTCGTTGAACGGTGGAGCATCAACGTGCGGGGCCTGCGCTTGTTACGGATGCTGTGACACAAGGTGGTAAACGTCTCCATCAGGCTGGCAGCCCTACCCCTCCCTGCCATATAAGCGGCTAAGCTTTTAGGGAGGATCGATGCCGTGCGGTATGGAAAGCTGGAAGTGATCTGCGGCCCGATGTTCTCGGGCAAGTCGACGGAGATCCTGAAGCGCGCCATCTGGTACACGCACGGGACCGGCACCCGGATCATGCTGCTGAAGCCCGCCTTCGATGTGCGGTACGGGGCGGACAGGGTGGTCAATCACGACGGGGTCGGCTTCGACGCCGTTCCCATCAGTGAAATGCCGGCCGTCCCCGACGATGTCGCCGCCGTCTTCGTCGACGAGGTGCAGTTCTGTTGCGAGCCCCATTTCAGGGGCGACATCGTGGAGAGCATCCGCGCGCTGCTGGACCGCGGAATCGATGTGGCGGTAAGCGGCCTGGATACTGACTGGAAGGGCCGGCCCTTCATCGTGACGGCTACCCTGGCCGGCATGGCGGACAGCATCCAGAAGCTGCGCTCCCGCTGCGCCATCTGCGGCCACGACGCCAGCAAGAGCTTCAAGAAGCACGGCAATGAGCGCACGGTGGAGCTGGGTCAGGCAGACCTCTACGAGCCCCGCTGCAATGCCCACTGGCACGACCACAGCCCCAGGCCGGGCCGTGAGCTGACGCTGGAAATCTAGCTCCGCCTCACGCCGCCCTGGCGCTCCCCGTCAGGTCCTGCTCCGCAGCGGTCCAGGCCGCGACAGCGGGCGGGATCGGGGGTGAAACGGCATCGGGCACGCCGGCAGCGGTCAGAAGCTCGGCCACCGGAACGGTGCCCTGGGCGCCGACGAACACGCCGCGCCCGATGGCGATGGCGGCCACCTCGCCGTCCATCGTCTCGAAGACGTGTTCCAGGTATATCCACTTGCCGTCCCAGCCCATGACCCGGCTCTTCAGCCGGAACGGCTGGAAGGGCCGCAGTTCGCGGCGGTAGCGGATCATCATGCTGCCCAGCACCGGCGACCAGCGCCGCTTCCACATCAGCCGCCCCATGCCGGTGCGGATCAGCAGGTCCAGTCGGCCCAGATCCATCATCGACGGATAGCGGGCATTGGTCATGTGCAGGTTCGGATCGCAATCCGTCGGCCATACCCGCAGCACCAGCTCCGACACCGCCAGCGGGTGCAGCCGCTTCCTGAACCACAGGGCGGCGAGGACGGTCTTGAGCAGGCGGAGCAGGAGATTCATGGGGCCAAACGTAGGTCGCGAGGAGCGGAGCGCATCGCGACATTGCCGCAGGCATGGGGCGCGGTAAATGTCGCAATGCGCTTCGCTGCTTGCGACCTACGGGCCGGAATGAAAAAGGGCCCCGGCGTTTCCACCGGGGCCCTTGCTGCCGTCAGCCTCAGAACTGGTCGGCGTCCAGCGACATCAGGGTCTTGCCGCCGGCCATCAGGCTCTTGAATCGGGCATCCGCCTCGGGAAGCATCTTCTCCATGAAGAAGCGGGCGGTCTTGATCTTGGCGTCGTAGAAGGACTGCTTGCCGTCCGAACCCTCCGCCATCTTCTCCTGAGCCACCTTCACCATCTTCAGCCACATCCAGCCCAGGCTGACCAGGCCGAAGATGCGCAGATAGTCTGTGCTGGCCGCACCGGCCTCATCCGGGCGCGCCATGCCCTTCTGGGCGATGATGGCGGTGGCCTGCTGGAGCTTCCCGAACGCCTTGGAGAGCGGGATCACGAACTCCATCAGGGCCGGGTTGGACATGCTGGATTCCAGCTCCGCCTGCATCGGGTGGAAGAAGCGGCGGAGCAGGCGGCCCATGTTCTGGGGCATCTTGCGGCCGACCAGATCCAGCGCCTGGATGCCGTTCGCCCCCTCATAGATCATGGCGATGCGGGCATCGCGGACGAACTGCTCCATCCCCCATTCGCGGATGTAGCCGTGGCCGCCATAGACCTGCTGCATGTTGGTCGCGACCTCGTACCCCATGTCGGTGAAGTAGGCCTTCACCACCGGGGTCAGTAGGGCGACGAAATCCTCCGCCTCCTGCTGCACCTTCGGGTCGGGGTGACGCTCATACATGTCGATCAGCATGCCGACCCAGTAGCCGAGCGCGCGCCCACCCTCGACGAAGGCCTTGCCGGCCAGAAGGTTCTTGCGCACGTCCGGATGCACGATGATCGGATCGGCGGGTTTCTCCGGAGCCTTGGCGCCGCCGAGGGAGCGGCCCTGGAGCCGGTCCTTGGCGTAGGCGAGGCCGTTCTGATAGGCCACGGCCGCGATGCCCAGCCCCTGCATGCCGACGCCCAGGCGGGCGGCGTTCATCATGGTGAACATGGCGCGCATGCCCTTGTGGGGCTCACCCACCAGCCAGCCGGTGGCGTCGTCGAAGTTCATGACGCAGGTGGCGTTGGCCATGATGCCCATCTTGTGCTCGATGGACCCGCACATGACGCCGTTGCGCTGGCCGGGCTCGTTGTTCTCGTCCGGTAGGAACTTCGGGACCAGGAACAGGCTGATGCCCTTGGTGCCAGCAGGAGCATCTGGCAGCTTCGCCAGCACCAGATGGATGATGTTGCTGGTGAGGTCATGCTCACCGGCGGAGATGAAGATCTTGGTTCCGGTCACCTTGTAGCTGCCATCGCCGGCCGGGACGGCCTTGGTCTTGATCAGGCCGAGGTCGGTGCCGCAATGCGGCTCCGTCAGGCACATGGTGCCGGACCACTCGCCGGACGCCATCTTGGGCAGGTACTGGGCCTTCAGTTCCTCATTCGCATGGGTGTGGATGGCGTTCATCGCCCCCTGCGTCAGACCCGGATACATGGCGAACGCCATGTTGGCCGAGTTCATCAGCTCTTCCATCACGAAGGTCAGCGTGTGGGGAAGACCCTGGCCGCCATACTCCGGATCGAATGACAGGCCCTGCCAGCCACCCTCGACATACTTGTCGTAGGCTTCCTTGAAGCCCTTGGGCGTGCGCACGACGCCGTTCTCGTAGTGGCAGCCCTCCTCATGGCCGGAGCGGTTCAGCGGCTGCAGCTCGTTCTCGCAGAGCTTCGCCGCCTCCTCCAGCACCGCGGAGATGAGGTCGGGGCTGGCATCGCCCAAGCCAGGAAGCTGGGTCAAGGACTGGGCGTTCAGAACATCGTTGAGGACGAAACCGATGTCCTCGAGCGGGGCCTTGTAGACGGGCATGGATCGTTCCTTTCTCGCATCCATCCTCCCCTCCCCCACCGCGCCGGCACCGGCGTCCGCGGACCGATCCGGATTCGAAACGATGGGCGATGGGAGGCTTGTCGGGTTTCGATGAAGGGTTCGGCCTCACGGCCGGTACATACTCTTAATTACCGTCATCCCGGCGAAAGCCGGGACCCAGAGCCACCAGAACCGCCCTTGGGACTCCTGGGTCCCGGCTTTCGCCGGGATGACGGTTGGAGAGAATGGCGGGGCCGGAGATCACTCCGGCCCCGCCTGAACCTCAGTTCCGCAGCGGCTTGCCCGTCTCGAGCATGTGCTCGATGCGGTCGATGGTGCCGGGGGTCTTGACCAGCGCCATGAAGTGCTTGCGCTCCAGGGCGTAGAGCTCGTCCTCCGTCACCACCCGGGTGATGTCGGTCTCGTCGCCCGACAGCACGGACGCCACGGCCTTGGAGACCACCAGATCGTGCGGCGTCGCCTTGCCCTGCAGGGCGAAGCCTTCCACCGCCATCTCCAGCGCCACCTTGGCGGTCGGGCCGGGCAGGCGGATTTCCACCGGCTCCGGCACCTTGTAATCCTTCGCCAGTTCCAGCGCCCGCGCCTTGGCGTCCGCGAGCAGCCGGTCCTTGTTGAAGGTGATGCCGTCCGTGGGCTTCAGGAACAGCAGCTCCTTGGCCTCGAAAGCGGATTTGGCGACCTTTGCGGTACTGATGGTCTCGAAGGCCTGGGCCACCGGCGGCATCGGTCCGCCGGGGCGCTTCTTGTTGACCGTGTGGCGGATCAGCAGCTCCTTGCACCCGCCCCAGCCCGGCAGCAGCCCGACGCCGACCTCGACCAGGCCGATATAGCTCTCGGCATGGGCCTGGACGGCGCTGGAGTGCAGCAGGATCTCGCACCCGCCGCCCAGCGCCATGCCGGACGGTGCCGCGACGGTCGGGAACGGCGCGTATTTCAGCGCCTTGTAGGTCATCTGGCCTTCGGTGATGGACTGCTCCACCTGCGGCCAGAGGCCGATGTTCAGGGCGAACAGGGCCAAGCCCAGATTGGCGCCGACGGAGAAGTTGCTGGCTTCGTTATGCACGACCAGCGCCTTGTAGGGGCCGGACTTGCCGTCGCCGATGATCTCCATCGCCTTGCGGATCATCGCCATGATGTCCGCGTCCAACGCGTTCATCTTGGAGGTGAACTCCAGGCACAGCACGCCGTCGCCGATATCCCAGAGGGAGGCGGAGCCGTTCTTCTGCACCGGCTTGGAGGCCCGCTTGATGTCCGAGAGCAGCAGCACGCCTTCCGCCCGCTCGACGTCGCGGTACTCGCCATCCGTGCCCAGGAACTGGAGCTTGCCGTTCTCCACCCGGTAGAAGGACCGGCCCGCGGCGAGCTTCAGCAGCTCCGGTACCCGCTTGCCCTCGGCCGCCAGCCGCTCGGCGAACCAGTCGGCGCCGAGCTGGTCGATCATCTCGAACGGGCCGAACTTCCAGGCGTAGCCGAGGCGCATGGCCTCATCCACCTCCACCACCGTATCTGCGATGGCGGGGACGAGGTCGGCGGCGTAGGTCAGGGCCTGGGACAGAACGCGCCAGGCATACTGGCCGCCCTTGTCCGGATGCGAGACCAGCGCCTTCAGGCCGCGGGCCCTGGCGGAGTCCAGCGACGGCTTCTCCGACGGGCGGTACTGGCCGGTCTTGAGGTCCAGCGCTTCCTTGGCGCGCTTGCCGTCCGGCAGCTTCTGCATGCGGTAGAAGCCGCCCTTGCCCTTGCGGCCGGTATAACCCTCCGCGATCAGCTTCTCGACGATCGGGTCCTGGCGCACGATGCGGCGGTAGTCGTCATCCGCCGGAAGGGTGGACAGCAGCGACTTGGAGATCAGCGGGCCGAGGTCCAGACCCACCAGATCGATCAGGCCGAACACGCCGGTCTTGGGCAGGCCCATCGGCTTGCCGGCGATGGCGTCCGCCTCCTCCACCGTCAGGCCGCCATCGGCGGCCTCGTTGGTGGCGGCCTGCATGAAGTAGGTGCCGATGCGGTTGGCGATGAAGCCCGGCGTGTCCTTGCAGCGGACGACACCCTTACCCAGCGTCACGTCGCAGAACTGGGAGACGGTGTCGATCACCTCCTGCTTCGTGCGCTCGCCCTTCACCACCTCCAGCAGGCGCATGTAGCGCGGCGGGTTGAAGAAGTGGGTGATGCAGAAATCCTGGGCGAAACGGTCCGTCTGGCCTTCCAGCAGCACGTTCAACGGGATGGTTGAGGTGTTGGAGGAGACGATGGAAC comes from the Indioceanicola profundi genome and includes:
- a CDS encoding acyl-CoA dehydrogenase C-terminal domain-containing protein, producing the protein MPVYKAPLEDIGFVLNDVLNAQSLTQLPGLGDASPDLISAVLEEAAKLCENELQPLNRSGHEEGCHYENGVVRTPKGFKEAYDKYVEGGWQGLSFDPEYGGQGLPHTLTFVMEELMNSANMAFAMYPGLTQGAMNAIHTHANEELKAQYLPKMASGEWSGTMCLTEPHCGTDLGLIKTKAVPAGDGSYKVTGTKIFISAGEHDLTSNIIHLVLAKLPDAPAGTKGISLFLVPKFLPDENNEPGQRNGVMCGSIEHKMGIMANATCVMNFDDATGWLVGEPHKGMRAMFTMMNAARLGVGMQGLGIAAVAYQNGLAYAKDRLQGRSLGGAKAPEKPADPIIVHPDVRKNLLAGKAFVEGGRALGYWVGMLIDMYERHPDPKVQQEAEDFVALLTPVVKAYFTDMGYEVATNMQQVYGGHGYIREWGMEQFVRDARIAMIYEGANGIQALDLVGRKMPQNMGRLLRRFFHPMQAELESSMSNPALMEFVIPLSKAFGKLQQATAIIAQKGMARPDEAGAASTDYLRIFGLVSLGWMWLKMVKVAQEKMAEGSDGKQSFYDAKIKTARFFMEKMLPEADARFKSLMAGGKTLMSLDADQF
- a CDS encoding 3-hydroxyacyl-CoA dehydrogenase/enoyl-CoA hydratase family protein; the encoded protein is MQIKKAAVIGAGVMGSGIAAHIANAGIPVYLLDIVPNAVKEQGGDRSVIAKTAIEKMLKTDPAPFMHKKAASLVTPGNIEDDLEKLGDVDWIVEAVLENPKIKHDLYQRLEKVRKDGSIVSSNTSTIPLNVLLEGQTDRFAQDFCITHFFNPPRYMRLLEVVKGERTKQEVIDTVSQFCDVTLGKGVVRCKDTPGFIANRIGTYFMQAATNEAADGGLTVEEADAIAGKPMGLPKTGVFGLIDLVGLDLGPLISKSLLSTLPADDDYRRIVRQDPIVEKLIAEGYTGRKGKGGFYRMQKLPDGKRAKEALDLKTGQYRPSEKPSLDSARARGLKALVSHPDKGGQYAWRVLSQALTYAADLVPAIADTVVEVDEAMRLGYAWKFGPFEMIDQLGADWFAERLAAEGKRVPELLKLAAGRSFYRVENGKLQFLGTDGEYRDVERAEGVLLLSDIKRASKPVQKNGSASLWDIGDGVLCLEFTSKMNALDADIMAMIRKAMEIIGDGKSGPYKALVVHNEASNFSVGANLGLALFALNIGLWPQVEQSITEGQMTYKALKYAPFPTVAAPSGMALGGGCEILLHSSAVQAHAESYIGLVEVGVGLLPGWGGCKELLIRHTVNKKRPGGPMPPVAQAFETISTAKVAKSAFEAKELLFLKPTDGITFNKDRLLADAKARALELAKDYKVPEPVEIRLPGPTAKVALEMAVEGFALQGKATPHDLVVSKAVASVLSGDETDITRVVTEDELYALERKHFMALVKTPGTIDRIEHMLETGKPLRN